ATATACCAAGAATACCAAGCACCGACATCCTGCATTCCAAGAAAACCTCCCCTCCCTTGCGAGTGTCTCCGTTCGTTTCCCACGTGGTTTCTATCTTTGCAAATTCCTTATCACCTCAACTTTGAGTTCTATTGGGCTATCGTGCCTGCCAGAGAGTTTCTTTTGAGCTATTGCTCTTGGCCCGTGCCGTCGTGCATCGGTTTTTGGAAAGCCATTTGTCAATCTCTCCAGTCAACCCAACCCTCTCGGGAAGTGGAAAAATATGGATGTTCTACACACCCTTCTCACCCGGGATGAGGATTCGGGGCCCGCCCCTGCCTGTGATGCAGGCAACGAATATGACGGTCGCATGGGCTTGCGCATCTCCTCTATCTTTGTCATCATGGTCGGTTCCATGTTCGGTGCTGTCTTCCCGGTCCTTGCAGGACAGTTTCGACGTTCGAAATATTTAGAATGGGCTTTCTTCGTTGCCAAGTACTTTGGCTCGGGTGTCATTATTGCCACGGCTTTCATTCATCTGTTAGCTCCTGCTGAGGAAGCCTTAACAAATGAATGCCTAACAGGCCCGATCACGGAGTATTCCTGGGTCGAGGGTATTGTCCTAATGACCATTGTGGTACTGTTCTTTGTCGAGATGATGGTCATGCGGTATGCTCGTTTTGGTCAAAGCCATGCACATGAATTGGCGCATGAACACAACCATGGAGAGCCCAAACATAGTGGCTCTGAGAGTGGTTCTGAGGTCTTGGACAGCAAGCATATTCCCGGCCGGGATCATCTGGGTCACTCCCGCGAACACCATGATGTTGAGATGGCTGTACACGATACGTCCGTCGAGGAGTACATGGCTCAGCTGACTGGCGTTTTCATTCTGGAATTTGGTATCATCTTCCATTCTGTCTTTATCGGCTTGACCCTGGCAGTATCCGGTGCTGAGTTTGTTACACTCTACATCGTCCTTGTCTTCCACCAGACTTTCGAAGGTCTTGGTCTGGGATCCCGACTGGCTACAATCCCCTGGCCTCGTTCAAAACGTTTTACCCCATATATTTTGGGCATTGCTTTCGGTCTGTCGACGCCAATCGCGATCGCGATCGGACTGGGTGTTCGCAAGTCTTACCCTCCCGAGGGCCGCACGACTCTCATCGTTAACGGAGTCTTCGATTCAATTTCCGCCGGTATCCTCATTTACACGGCGCTTGTGGAGCTTATGGCGCATGAGTTCATGTTTAGCAGCTCGATGAAAAAGGCGCCTATCCAGCACGTCCTGGCTGCATTCTTCCTTCTATGTTTGGGCGCTTTGCTGATGGCTCTTCTTGGGAAATGGGCCTGATTTATGATTATTCTGCTATTTTATCATGTTGTTGTGTTGCTGTGTTCAATATACCCCATCCGCAGGTTGTTTGATTTATTGCTGGATTGCATTATTGCTTCATTGCTCATGCTGCGTATCTCAAAAGATTAAAACTTTGCTCATATATGCAATCATCAAATTTCAGTTGCATTCATAAAACCATCAAAAACTACCCATCTTAACAGATTAGTAAATAACCACCATCCCATTGGCTTAGTTAACATACGGGAGTAAGTGCCTTAGCTTACGGGTAACCTAAAACGACAGGCCCCCAAGCCCGGAGTTATGCCAAACCACATCTAATCTCCGCATAAAGAACCCAACCAACCACGTTTCCTCATCCTTCCTAGACCCTCCTTGAACAACCCCCAACCTTGAAACATCAATCTCCAACTCAATTAACTCAACCACGCAAAACGAATTCCCACTCACCAAACACCCCCCCAGTTTCAAAAATGCGtttctcaatcttctccacccTCCTCGTCTCTCTCGCGACCctctccaccgccgccgaACTCGGCATCGAAAAGACCCACGAGGTAGAATGCACCCGCAAGACCGTCAAGGGCGACACCGTCCAGATGCACTACAAAGGCACGCTCCAGTCCGATGGCTCCGAGTTCGACTCTAGCTACAAGCGCAACTCGCCGTTGAAGTTCAAGGTGGGCTCGGGTATGGTTATTAAGGGGTGAGTTCTTCTCATTGggtcttttttcccttcttgctGTGATGCGAGGAGTACATGTCTGGGAATTAAGCTAAGGCGTCTATCGGTTGAAGATGGGATGAGGGTCTTTTGGATATGTGCATTGGTGAGAAGCGCACTTTGACCATTCCCCCTGAGTATGGGTATGGGTCTCGTGGGGTTGGACCGATCCCTGGTGGTGCGACTCTGATTTTTGAGACGGAGTTGGTGGGTATTGATGGTGTTTCGAAGGATGAGTTGTAAATTTGGTTCTGGGTTTAgatttctttaatttaatctctGATATCGGGTTCTCCTTTTCACCACGGTGTTGCTTGGTACTAGTACTGGGAAGTAGGGATATAATGATTTCGAAATTGAtctgtgtatgtatgtatgtatgtatgtagatGTCTGTATCTCCGGGTATCATGCGAAACCTCTAGTATAATACAATCGGTCGTCTCCAAGTCTATAACAAtccaagagaaacaaaagcagaaaagaaatataaatcaGTCCATGGCATCGAGAGCATTCTCGGCCGCTCCATCATTCTCAGAAACGAGGATTCCCACAAGACACTCCCCCAGGATGGCATCCCAGTTCACCCACGGATGTACCTCCATGAACAACTTGGCCGAGTCCTTTCCAGCACCACGGAGCAACTCGCCCTTCCCGCCAGGGTGGAATGGGACATACGGCGTGATGTTATAGACTTTGCCCTGGTACGAAGTCCAGGCATCGCGACCCTTCCGTCCATTCTGCACCTTGAGCATCGACGGCGTCACCTTGACCAGAGTTGGGGGCAGATTTGCACCCCGCAAATTGTTCTTGGGGTTTGATGTAAGCGCGGCCCAATCCAGGGGGGAGTAGCCTGGTTCGAGAACCGCCCGCTTCGATGAATTAGAGGGCTGTGCGATGAGTTTGACGGGCGCCAGGCTATTGCTGGTGGGACGACTGGAGGGCGGTACACGTAGCGATGCCGCTGCAGAAGGTGGCGGACGAAGGGAGCTGCCTGGGTTTGGGCGCGGGGGGTATCGTCCCACGGGGGCGGATTGTGGTTGTTGAGTTTGGGACATTGTCGGACGGAGTCGGGGTGGCGGCGGGGGAGGCATTAAGGAGGAACTGCTTGCGGTGGGCTGTGGTGGAGGTGGCATGGCGGCATTATTAACTGCGATAGCAACCGGCTCTGAAGGTTTTGCTGATCCATTCTGGATTGGCTTTTTGTCGGCCTGGTTCTCGGTAGTGGTGGTTGTCTTGTCAGCCTTGTCGCTGTCGAGATGAAGCGTGGGCACTTCGAGGGATGGTGGGCTCGATGCAGATGCCTTGGGTGTTGTCTGGGAGTCTTCTGCATTTccatctttttcttcgaggGGCTTGGAGTCATCCTTCACTGTCGCACCATCTGGGGCGCGATCGGTAGGTGGCTTTTCAAGAGTTGGTTTCGGCGGGAGTTGAGAGATGGGGGGCTCGGACGTCCAGCTGGACGGAGGGTGACGGTAAAGTAGGAAACATGCGGTCGCAATGAGTGTAGCCACTCCTAGCCAGCCCATTCTGGGCGGTCCGAAGGTTGTAGATGGTGAAAATGAGAAGGGTGTTCCAAGATCGGAGAGGACGAAAAATGACGACAGGAACACATTTCCAAACGCCCGGGGAAAATCATGCGGCCCGTGCGTCGGACGATCGGAGTCCAAGTATAATTTAAGCTTAACCACCCAGGCATTGTGGTCAGGAAACTGATAGCATAACCTCGTCGTCTGTAGGTCCAACATTATGCGCAGACTATAAACGGTATAGTTTCTGGGAAAAGTTCTCTGTACCTAGTACTTATGCCTGCACTGTTACTCagtataatataactatatgATCATATAGCGAAATTATGGAGACGACGAGCATATCATATCCAATGAAGATCAGAGTTCTTTCATTTGCCAGTATCTGAGTAATGACCACTTCTAACTCATGCTAAAGGACTATTTGGGTGTCGATGTGCAAAGTGAACTCTGCGTATTAGTAAAACTTCACAATTCTCCTCTACACTTCCGTTTCTTCCCTGTTCTACATGCTACTGTGCCCAGCAAATATCCTCCGTTGTCATATATTGAGTGATGTGCTAATGTCCCTTATGTCCCTATAAATCACTCGGTACTTGCTGTATGGTATACTAAACCGATATATGGTTTTATTTCGTGATATATATCATAAAGACATACCTCTACTCGGCCAGTTAGGGCATACTCTCCAGGCTGCACGAAGATCAATATCACAACCAAAGCGAATAGACATATCAGATTAACGACTAATCATATTGAACACATCTCCGAAAACCTTCATATCAAAGAGACGGCCAagaacccccccccccccgcGGAACAACAGCATCCATACTTCATAGCATACATCCAATCACATGACCACGCGATAAGAGCGCGTCACATCCCGACCTCCCACGAAGTCTAAACTACCCCATCCCGCCCAAACCATCCACAAAACACATGGATTCGATACTCGATGGGTTGAATTCCGCGCAGAGAGCCGCTGTGTCGTCGCCATCCCCGATTCTCCAGGTCCTCGCCCCGCCCGGCTCAGGAAAGACCAAGACCTTAACGGCGCGCGTCGCGTACCTCCTCGCCCACCATGGCTATCGACCGCAAGATGTCATTTGCTGCACGTTCACAATCAAAGCGAGCCGGGAGATGCGGGAGCGTCTGGCAAAGTTGGTCGGGGACCGGGTGCAGTCAAAATTGATTCTGGGAACGTTTCACTCCATCTGTCGACGGTACTTGGTGACTTATGGGTATTTGATTGGGCTGCGGAAAGGGTTTGGAATTGCAGATTCCGGGGATAGTTTGGCTATTATTAGGGTATGTCTCCTAGGAATTGCGATTGCTTAGGGATGTAGTTTGCTTACTAGTCTTTTTGCGGTAGAGAATTGTCAAGCGGTTACAACTCAATATCCAGCCTAATATGGCTCGCGGGCGGATTTCGTATCAAAAAGCTCATGGGGTGACGCCGGAGGATCTGGAAGCGAAACAGATGAAGGGCTCCAAGGTGCTGGAGCATCGGGAGTTTATTCAGGTTTACCAAGCGTACGAATCGCATCTGGCGGATTCGAATTTACTCGATTACGATGATCTACTTCTACGGTGCGCCCAGCTGCTTCGACAACATCCGGAGTGTGTTTCGAACGTCCAGTCAGTCCTAGTCGATGAGTTTCAAGACACAAATCACATCCAGTACCAGTTGATGAACCTTTTCGCATCACAGAATAGACGGATTACAGTTGTCGGGGATCCGGATCAGAGTATATACGGGTTTCGATCGGCTGAGATTAAGAACTTGACGCGTATGCAGCAGCTGTATAGCGATACATCTGTTGTGTTGTTAGAGGATAATTACCGGTCGTCGGGGTCCATCTTGAGCTCAGCTCAAGATGTCATCGAACAAGATTCGTCACGGCCAGCTAAAAGGCTGCAACCAACCCATAGTGTGGGGACGATGCCGGTACTGCGGAAATTGCCAACAGCGGAGGCTGAAGCTCAGTGGATCGTTCTCGAAATTAAAAGATGCATTGCTATGACGGGGAAGCTGCTGAAGTATTCCGATTTTGCGATATTGCTCAGGTCGGCTGCACTTTCGCGACAGATCGAATCGGAAATGGGAAAACAGGGCATGCCGTACAGGATGGTCGGAGGCTTACGTTTCTTCGATAGAGTAGAGATCAAACTACTTCTGGATTACCTGAGAGTTATCAGCCAGCCGGGAAACACCGATGCGCTTCTGCGAATTATCAACGTTCCATCAAGGAAAATCGGTGAAGAATCGATCCGATCGTTAATGAGTGGCGCGGAGAAAGCGAACAAGCCTCTCTGGGATTTCATGAAGGACGTGGCACAAGGTCGCAGGTCGACCGAAAAGACTTTGTCGAAGCCTACCAGCAATGGGCTAGGTAATTTTGTCGGTCTCATCGAGTCGTCGAGAGAGAAACTCCTCGAATGTACCGACTGTTCGGCCCcgaagaagcttcttgagtTTGTGATCAAAAAGCTTTCCTTTCGAGAATACCTTACGTCGACGTACGGTACCAACGAGGAGAACAAATGGGCGAACGTGGAGGAGCTTATGGGCCAAGCGGAAGATACGGCTGCAGCCGGTGAGGAAAACGAGCATGACGATAGCCTCCCAGAAATTCAAGGCCTCTCACAGCAGCAAGCTCATCCGGGAGAAGAGGCATTATCGCGATTTCTGGCCAATGTGGCGCTCTCCACCGAGGTTCTTCAGCAAGAGGGAGAGGACGGTGAGCAATCACAGGAGAGAGTGACGATTTCCACTATCCATGCCGCAAAAGGCCTGGAATGGCCGGTTGTCTTCGTGCCAGCTGTGTATAACGGCATTATCCCTCATTCGCGTGCAGAGGATTCGGATGAAGAGAGACGGCTGCTCTACGTGGCCATGACTAGAGCGCAGGCGCTGTTGTACCTGAGTTACCCCCTTGAGCAGTCCCGCAGCGGTGAAACGACGAGTGTATCAACATTTCTTCCGGAAAAAATCATAGAATCACGATTTCGTCTATTAGGACCTAATCTGCATGAACAGATCGTCTATGCAATCGCTGACATCTTACGGCGGCCGAGACCGACTCTCGAGGCTATGCTCGAGGGTCAGGTCTCACTACCTTCCACGCTTGATGACCAATGGACGGTAGACGGTCGAGAGGCTGCGGACGCCGTGTTTAGATGGGACGGCTCTAGAGCAGTCGATGGAGAGGAACCTAGCGCTAAAAGACCACGGTATAGCCGAGAATCTTCGAtatcaaccacaaccacGTACGTGTCTGCCTCAACATACACAATGAATGGCTCGAACTTGTCCGTACCAACGACCATGTCGCTTGGATTCTCGACAGCACGGGAGTATATCGCGACGAGCACAGCCGCTAAGCAGGAACAAAAGCCGGGACTCGGGTTCGAGAACAAATCAAAAACAGCAGGAACCGGATCATCTGGACGCAGTGCGGTTGGCCTTTCGCAGCAGAGCATATCCGGGTTCTTCAGTAAGCCTTCGTCTCAGCCCAAACCGAAATCTAGCGAATCAGCACCGGCACATTGCCACAAGACCCCTGGCGATCGAAACAATGTCATTGGGCAGGCGGTAGACGGCAAAAATAAAAACGTGCTCCCAACGAACTTCTCGACGTATAGACCACAGGCGCAGCGCCTGCAAGCAGCCCGTCCGATTCTCGAACCGTCGGACCCCAACCGTTACACGTGGCTGGCGACGTCTTCAAAGCCCACGGAGAAACCGATCTTGCGCAGCGGTGAAGAGGGCAAGGAAATATCCGACAAGGGCGAAGCCGGGAGGGAGTGGGCAGCGAGCGAGGTTAAAAGACCTCAAGGGCCGGTTGGGGGTGCCCGACCAGCGACCACGTATCACACGACTACAATGTCGATGTTACAGAGCGCGGCACCAGTACCGACGAGAAGAACTCTGGGGATTCGACGAAGTATGAATGGGTGGGAAGAACGGATGAAGAGGGCAGGCAATCAGCGGCCGTGATGGTTTGACCCTTGATGCAGATTGGTTGTTATGGACTGGGAACCTCTTATCTGGCAATACCACCGGTTAGGTGTTTGGGCGTTAAGGTCGACATGATTGAGTGCCTCACTACAGCGTTCGGGCTACGACTTTCACATAtcgtactttttttttcctatttGATTTCTACCATGAATGTATTAATGCCTAGGTTACTGCCTAACCTTTCAGTATAGAGACACCTCGATCCAGTGATGGTCAATTGACTCATGACTAAGCCGAACAAATCACTCATTATGTAAGATACCAGGGAAACCATACGGAGCAGTTACAGCAAGTATCCCGACCAACAACCGTAGTATCAACTTACGTACAGGGAGATGAGTACACTTGGCACCACTCCAGGAATGCCCGTCCAAGGCGTCGTGTCATGGGGATCGAGCAGAACCCCCCTCAACACGGAGACCCAGACTGACTCTCCGATGATCATTACCAaacctctccctctcccccaaAAGAGAGGAACCCCGAGCAACGCGAGAGAGCGAGGCAATAATGCAACGATTCTAGCGGTGAAAGTCATAATAATGGTTCAATACGAGCCCCAATAAAGGACGATAACAGTAATAACGAACCGATCAGCTGATTAAGGATCCTTTCCCcatccttttttccttcatcCCGAAGGACCCATTTAGACTAGAACTAGACTAGACTAGGTCCcttatcttctcttccatttccGGTGGTGCTCTACGTACTAGTCTGAGGTCGACTAGCTTATAGTAGTTTACGGAGACTGTCATCCGTACACCGCATGATAGGTATGCCAGTTAGTTTCATTTTTCCGCAATTATTTGGGGACTAGCTGGTCAGGTAGGTATCGTACATCTACCTCTCTGTAAGTACCCCAGGGTACTACTACTTTTAGTAGTAGGGTACGTAGGTAGTGAGTGTCTGCGTCTTGTTTCTGGCTTGAGAGAAAAAGGTAGGCTAACCTGAGTTGGGGTTAGTCTAGTTGACATGGTATGGGAGTCTAAACCGTTTTAGGATGAGAGTAACAATAGGTACCTATCTACTCCTTCCGTACAGCTGGCACTTAATTCCTAGGTGGCCGTATGAGAGAGGTTTGGGGGAACGAATTGGGTTTAGCGCACGTCTCAATTAGACGGAGAGGTCTTTTCTCCAGTTCGTTCTGGACGGAAATTAACTACCCCGTGTTTTGTTGGCTGGTGATGAAGTGGCAGATGGCGTCTGCAATGGTTGCTTAGTAGCTTGTGAGTGAACGAGACAAGGCATGCACGTATGCTTGTGTgtaagtatgtatgtatgtatgtactacgTATGGAGTGCTAGGTACCGGCACCCGACCTGATGCCGTCGGAGCTACCTGAAGCTCGCTGGAAGGGGGGAACAGACGAAGTGGATGGATTCCACTTGAGCTCAGTTAGTTACCTACTTAGTACGGGATGGAAGGTGTTTAATTCCGCGCAGTCCCATGGGTAGCACCTATAGTTTGTTTAGTTTGTACCCATAGGTACCAGGAACGCTAAACCCGGTTGGGATCTACCATAGTTAGAGTTACAGCTCCAGTACTggaggtacggagtacattcgAAATGAGATAGCGAGGGATAGCCTTCAGTAGGGGGATGGGGGTGCTCCAGAATGGTGCGTAAAGTGATGCTTCAAAGTCACTTCTCCAGTTACTTATCCAAGTAATGATGTTATGTGGATAATAATAGAGGTGGTCGTGAGGAATGTCCATATAAATAGCAATCAGGTGATTGACCTGTTATTCGGTGGCGTATGGGACTGTACACAACCCTGTAAAATAACCACCCGGAGGTCTGTGGGCCAATAGGAAACGGGATGCTCGGTTCCAGGACGTAAAATACAAACAACGCATCATTCATTCTGGACACATGGACCTGCGTTGGTGAAACTGAGGCAGATATGACGACGGATCCTCCCTCCTTCTAGGCACCTCATTGGGATTTTCCAAGCGAATTTACGATTATTGTTCTGGACCAGTTGGTTCCCCGTCTCACCCTGCCACCGCCACATCAGGGCGAGGATTAGGAGTTGTATTGAATCAGCCTCATCAAGTGCTGACAAGCCTGACCCCGAAGTGTGGCTGGAGCCATTGtgccctcttttttttcggCCTGGGTCCTGGTCAGGCAGAGAAGATTGGAGTAAGAGGCAGCGAACTGGCAAGCCGAGCCAAACAGAGGGCTGTCCCCGATTgatggattgattgattgaagatAATCATTGACCATCATCCCTACGAACATCCCGTCGACGATGCGTCGGTAGTGGCCAATCAGGGGCGGGTGTCATCGCCATCCGGTTCGTCGCCTCGTCTTTTCGAACTaaatttaattgatttaattgattttattttatttttctgccCCTGGCAGtaaaggcaaaaagagagGCGGTGGAGTCAGAAAGTCAATGAATGAACATTTTGGACCCTTTTCTGATCCCAGATTCCAGaaccttggtcttcttcgcGTCGAAGGTTATTATGAGGGAGCATTATcatccttttatttttatttttatttttcctcttctttctattGGGGGAGAGAGATGACGTCCCTCGTTGGAAGTGGTCCCATCATCCAATATGCTATCCACATCATCGCCTGTTCTTGGTATAGTCGCTCGAATCACTGCAAGATGACCGATCTCTCGCGACCCCCAATGACTAGTTTAGTTTCATTTTCTGGATCTGTTCTGtgcctttttcctctctgcctttttttgtttttttaattttattttactctgatttatttatttttaattttggGTCTAGTTTTCGAAGCTAAAATTCCCAAGATGATCGATTCTATTCCCTTTTGGATAGATTCTCCCATACTTCCCCATACTTGTAGGAAACCTACAAAAGGCCACCCTCGTCCGCTCCCCATAACCCACTTCAGACCATTAAACAATCAATCAAGCTTCAAAGACTCTTCTGTGACAAACAGTCCATCATCTCTCACACCTCCTTCATCCTCCTGACCTCATTGTTCTGCCTACGATTGCCTGGGCTTCTAGACTTTGCCTTGCTCCGCCACTGGCCTTACCTTATATACCTCCTCTATCGCCCTCTACTCTCTGCCTTGAGTAACCCATATCgtatatcatatcaatcCTCTTATCAACTCTACTCTCTTCGCTCCAAACCATCCTCTCTACTTTCCAAACAACAATCACACAtccaccaacaccaccaccatgcCTCACAAAGTCAACCAGTCCAACTCTACTCTGGCCAGCACTGGCAGTAGCGGTGACCGGGTGGTTGTCACAGACCTGCGAGGTATGTAGTACAGCTTTTGACATCTTACTATAGATGTTCCCCGTTCTGCACCCCGGGTATATCTCCATCTTGCACTAGGACTGTCACTAACGGAACCGTTCTGGTGTTATAGGGTCCAACACAGGTCCACGCCGAACGCAACCTCCCGTCGTCGTTCATAACCAGGGGGGACAAATATATGACGAAACAAGACCATCCGATTGGGACAAGCAGCGGTGGAAGTAAACACGAACGGTGCCAGCGTTTGGGGCTCCGGTCACCTGCTGCTGGCCAGCGGATGTGAGACGGGTTCTTAGTCAGCTGATTATCCGCGCGGCTTTCCCAAAGTGAGGCGAGCGATCGACAGCTCAACTTTCTCGTTTCTCTCATCTTCCGCGTCTCTCGTTCGAGACCGGCAATCGGCGGATacgctctctctctctcgacATTCTGGACCGCTCAAGTCACCGCAACCATGGCCCCCTGATGCGAGTTGCCTCTGTGGCTGACCGTTCGTTCATTGAGGTTCCCCTGTCGGGATCCCCGGATTCATACATCCATGCCCTTGTATACATATTACTGATGCCACTGTACTTTTACGAGCTTGGTCGTTTGTTTGCTTTTGTCTTGTTCTTTATTGCCCTTTCCTTGtgttccttttccctcttaCCCGCCCTACCCTATCATTCAAAGCACATGATACATTCCCCCGGAATTGGCATGAACTATGATGTTGGCGCCCTTTCCATGTCTCCGATTGAAGCTTCGAGGTACCAGCGCCCTTGCATCTCACCATGCAATCACCTAACGAGAGAAGTTCGTTAAACTTCTTCAGCAGGCGGTGTACCTCCTGGTGGTTGGGCCCCCGACACCATGAGCCAATTCTGATCCCCCTTCCTTCTTACCTTTCGTTATAACGCGTGTATATtaccctttcctttcctttttggctACTATTGATTCAGGTCCGGCGTTCCGCATAGCGTGGGGAGATTTGGAAATAATCTCAGGTGGttggctattattattattattctcaCTTTTCTGTTGGGTACACATCATCGGGTCATGTCATGTCACTCACTCCTGGATTCTTTCTTGATGCTGGGCATTGGTTTGAATTCCAATTCAACTCGCTCACTGGATTATCATCTTACGCCCGACATGACTTGATGgctttttattcttttggATTGAAGGACTATTACTATCCTTTATTATATCTCTGTGCAATTACTGATATATCTATTGACACATCTATGCTTGTATAGTATTTTCggatatataatctattgtCATTATCTGaacatcttttttttttttaatcttggTTACTGTTCATTATGAATTCATCTATTTTTGACCCTTGAAAAATTGGGTAATTAAAGTGACTGCCAACTGCCGCGAACATTCCTTGGGGAGACCTGGCAAGAAGGTGCGCAATGTGCCCTGGGAACTTTCAGGGCATAGTATCGGGAGTATATTTCAGACCAGGAGGGAGGAGTTGAACGAGGACCGGCAACACGGCAGGACAACAAAGGGACATACGTACATGCTTTGGGACCCAGTAAAGGGGGGAGGGTCTTTAATCAAACTCCGGAATACTTACCCGGGTGGGATGAGCAAGAGTTGATCTTAGTCTATGTAATTTATGGCCCCCCTTCCATAATGCGATGGACATGGCTCAAGGTCTCGTGATGATTATTATCTCTTACTTCATAGATCCGTGACTCAACGTGGAGAAATGACCCGACACAGGGAAAGTGGTTCATAAGGTATCATGTATTGAATTCTACGACGATCTTCTCATCGTAGTAATATACTATGCTCATCTCATCTCAGCTCATCCACCAAAATAAACAAGATACTCCCGGGTGGTTTGCTGGGAGtcacaaaaaaaaagtgtAGGGTTCCAAGtagaaacaaagaagaggaaatctAGAGAAAGCAGAGAGGTAAATGTGTCCAAACTGACACGGAAACGCTCAAGTTCATCCACCTGTCCAAATACTTTCTCGCTGTCCAAATCACTAGGGTAACAAAAGCTGTGTCAAACACTTTTTACCTCGCAGCTTTTGCGTGgaagatttttttttctctggcgcttttgcttttgcttttttttttgtctttttttggtttcggtcttttttctgcttttttttGGAGGGGACCTCTCTCCATCAGCCAAGATTCCGAATGGTGCAGACAATGTAGTTTCCTGCctgcgaaagaaaaaaagagtataTTTCATGGGAGGTGAGAGGTTATGCCACATTAGTGTATGTATTTGAGTAGGATGGGGAAGTTCGGTCAAAAGGGGTCAAATATAAAGTCTTCAGGTCAGCAAGCATAAACTGCCCACCTGGGTGCCGCTGAATGGGATTGAACTCCAACAAGGctgagaaaagga
This Aspergillus flavus chromosome 1, complete sequence DNA region includes the following protein-coding sequences:
- a CDS encoding putative plasma membrane low affinity zinc ion transporter (zinc-regulated transporter 2); translated protein: MDVLHTLLTRDEDSGPAPACDAGNEYDGRMGLRISSIFVIMVGSMFGAVFPVLAGQFRRSKYLEWAFFVAKYFGSGVIIATAFIHLLAPAEEALTNECLTGPITEYSWVEGIVLMTIVVLFFVEMMVMRYARFGQSHAHELAHEHNHGEPKHSGSESGSEVLDSKHIPGRDHLGHSREHHDVEMAVHDTSVEEYMAQLTGVFILEFGIIFHSVFIGLTLAVSGAEFVTLYIVLVFHQTFEGLGLGSRLATIPWPRSKRFTPYILGIAFGLSTPIAIAIGLGVRKSYPPEGRTTLIVNGVFDSISAGILIYTALVELMAHEFMFSSSMKKAPIQHVLAAFFLLCLGALLMALLGKWA
- a CDS encoding P-loop containing nucleoside triphosphate hydrolase protein; amino-acid sequence: MDSILDGLNSAQRAAVSSPSPILQVLAPPGSGKTKTLTARVAYLLAHHGYRPQDVICCTFTIKASREMRERLAKLVGDRVQSKLILGTFHSICRRYLVTYGYLIGLRKGFGIADSGDSLAIIRRIVKRLQLNIQPNMARGRISYQKAHGVTPEDLEAKQMKGSKVLEHREFIQVYQAYESHLADSNLLDYDDLLLRCAQLLRQHPECVSNVQSVLVDEFQDTNHIQYQLMNLFASQNRRITVVGDPDQSIYGFRSAEIKNLTRMQQLYSDTSVVLLEDNYRSSGSILSSAQDVIEQDSSRPAKRLQPTHSVGTMPVLRKLPTAEAEAQWIVLEIKRCIAMTGKLLKYSDFAILLRSAALSRQIESEMGKQGMPYRMVGGLRFFDRVEIKLLLDYLRVISQPGNTDALLRIINVPSRKIGEESIRSLMSGAEKANKPLWDFMKDVAQGRRSTEKTLSKPTSNGLGNFVGLIESSREKLLECTDCSAPKKLLEFVIKKLSFREYLTSTYGTNEENKWANVEELMGQAEDTAAAGEENEHDDSLPEIQGLSQQQAHPGEEALSRFLANVALSTEVLQQEGEDGEQSQERVTISTIHAAKGLEWPVVFVPAVYNGIIPHSRAEDSDEERRLLYVAMTRAQALLYLSYPLEQSRSGETTSVSTFLPEKIIESRFRLLGPNLHEQIVYAIADILRRPRPTLEAMLEGQVSLPSTLDDQWTVDGREAADAVFRWDGSRAVDGEEPSAKRPRYSRESSISTTTTYVSASTYTMNGSNLSVPTTMSLGFSTAREYIATSTAAKQEQKPGLGFENKSKTAGTGSSGRSAVGLSQQSISGFFSKPSSQPKPKSSESAPAHCHKTPGDRNNVIGQAVDGKNKNVLPTNFSTYRPQAQRLQAARPILEPSDPNRYTWLATSSKPTEKPILRSGEEGKEISDKGEAGREWAASEVKRPQGPVGGARPATTYHTTTMSMLQSAAPVPTRRTLGIRRSMNGWEERMKRAGNQRP
- a CDS encoding FKBP-type peptidyl-prolyl cis-trans isomerase (FKBP-type peptidyl-prolyl isomerase, putative) — its product is MRFSIFSTLLVSLATLSTAAELGIEKTHEVECTRKTVKGDTVQMHYKGTLQSDGSEFDSSYKRNSPLKFKVGSGMVIKGWDEGLLDMCIGEKRTLTIPPEYGYGSRGVGPIPGGATLIFETELVGIDGVSKDEL